From Gimesia panareensis, the proteins below share one genomic window:
- a CDS encoding RNA polymerase sigma factor produces MTPIPETRASLLIRVRDPADQAAWHEFVEIYRPVILRLARQKGMQAADADDVAQLVLVAVSRAVEQRPHDHGRAKFRTWLHRVAHNAILNALIRGKPDRGSGDSALRELLNQQASQNDADSSLLRLEYRREVFRWAARQVRQEFQQETWDLFWQTAVEEHEIEDVAREYGKSRGAIYAARSRVIRRIQEKVQQYEQDS; encoded by the coding sequence ATGACCCCGATTCCCGAAACACGAGCCAGTTTACTGATCCGCGTCCGCGATCCCGCGGATCAGGCGGCCTGGCATGAATTCGTCGAAATCTACCGGCCCGTCATATTGCGGCTGGCCAGACAAAAAGGGATGCAGGCGGCGGATGCCGACGATGTTGCCCAACTGGTTTTAGTCGCGGTTTCCAGAGCCGTTGAACAGCGGCCCCACGATCACGGGCGGGCGAAGTTCCGAACCTGGCTGCATCGTGTCGCACACAACGCCATCCTGAATGCACTCATCCGCGGCAAACCGGATCGAGGATCAGGTGATTCGGCACTGCGGGAGTTGCTGAATCAACAGGCGTCACAGAACGACGCTGATTCGAGCCTGCTTCGCCTGGAGTATCGGCGTGAAGTCTTCCGCTGGGCGGCCCGGCAGGTGCGGCAGGAGTTTCAACAGGAGACCTGGGACCTGTTCTGGCAGACTGCTGTCGAAGAACATGAAATTGAAGACGTTGCCAGAGAGTACGGAAAAAGCCGGGGCGCGATCTATGCTGCCCGCAGCCGCGTAATTCGCAGAATTCAGGAGAAGGTACAACAGTATGAACAGGATTCCTGA
- a CDS encoding metallophosphoesterase, producing the protein MLAGLLEIGSQAPLEIREERLASSPAACRLVYVSDIHLRKGRTSQITSQILAAVSRCDPHAILLGGDLVDHFSVLDRLRSLVEQLSNYGPVLAVGGNHDSQVGTSLVSAAIEQGGGTWIHQASVDLQHGSRVISVCGPETIQQTAGDVRVLCAHNPRIWKTSRHAGYDLVLAGHLHGCQFVAFEYRDRLFPGAVFYPYNYLSHQAGKTRLVVSRGVSDLVPIGWRCPREVVLCYV; encoded by the coding sequence TTGCTCGCCGGTCTACTCGAAATAGGCTCCCAGGCTCCGCTCGAAATTCGAGAAGAACGACTTGCGTCCTCTCCCGCAGCCTGTCGTCTGGTCTATGTGAGCGATATCCATCTGCGCAAAGGCAGAACTTCCCAGATCACATCACAGATTCTCGCAGCCGTAAGTCGTTGCGATCCGCACGCAATTCTTCTCGGCGGCGACCTGGTTGATCATTTTTCGGTACTGGATCGCTTGCGTTCGCTGGTGGAACAACTTTCCAACTACGGGCCCGTCCTGGCGGTCGGAGGCAATCACGACAGTCAGGTCGGCACCAGCCTGGTCTCCGCTGCAATAGAGCAGGGGGGAGGCACGTGGATTCACCAGGCCAGCGTAGATCTTCAACATGGTTCACGTGTGATCTCTGTATGCGGACCCGAGACGATACAGCAGACTGCCGGTGACGTGCGGGTGCTCTGTGCCCACAACCCGCGGATCTGGAAAACGTCGCGCCACGCCGGCTACGATCTCGTCCTGGCCGGACACCTGCATGGTTGTCAGTTTGTGGCGTTCGAATATCGCGACCGTCTGTTTCCGGGAGCGGTGTTTTATCCGTACAACTATCTGAGCCACCAGGCTGGTAAAACGCGTCTGGTCGTCAGTCGTGGTGTCAGTGATCTGGTGCCCATTGGCTGGCGCTGTCCGCGTGAAGTGGTGCTCTGTTACGTCTGA
- a CDS encoding sodium:solute symporter family protein: MTFWLGILLAFYVLLMVGLGMYAGGRVKTEEDYLVAGRRLPLWLAWGTLLATWFGAATVLGASEAARAEGVQGTILDPFASGLALIVAGFFFAKRVWEMKLLTVGDLFAQKYGPKTELVSSIVQALGYLPWIAAQYLALAAILKHFFGIEHFTAILISSLFVTFLTMIGGMWSVTLTDTVQICVVLISLVILGVNFATAAGDGSVAAGIQTTWQQTPPVLRTLLPEAGLLALLGWSTTWINGILGNLPGQDLMQRIFASRSGAVASRACILAGVVYLLFGLLPVGLGLASRQLWPDELPQGSEGQVILALAEHLLSPVGICLLVVTLLAIVVSTCTSAMLSPAALLSHNLLHRLHWFDERRLLTSRLSVGIVALASLPLALVTEAILELLESALAVGLVALLVPFVAGVFLKPRGELPGLLSIGCGGLFWTGHQIAATLINSEQDSLIASLLSIPPELTGLLASFTGYVIGQRLLGSSKT, encoded by the coding sequence ATGACATTCTGGCTGGGGATACTGCTTGCTTTCTATGTCCTGTTGATGGTCGGGCTCGGCATGTATGCGGGCGGCAGGGTGAAAACGGAAGAAGATTACCTCGTGGCGGGACGGCGGCTGCCGCTCTGGCTGGCCTGGGGAACGTTACTGGCGACCTGGTTCGGGGCCGCTACCGTGCTGGGGGCCAGCGAAGCGGCCCGGGCGGAAGGAGTCCAGGGGACGATTCTTGATCCGTTCGCCTCCGGTCTGGCGCTGATTGTCGCCGGCTTCTTTTTTGCGAAACGGGTCTGGGAGATGAAACTCCTGACCGTGGGCGATCTGTTCGCACAGAAGTATGGTCCGAAAACGGAACTGGTCTCCAGCATCGTACAGGCTCTCGGTTATCTCCCCTGGATCGCGGCGCAGTACCTGGCACTGGCTGCCATCCTGAAGCATTTCTTCGGCATTGAACATTTTACGGCGATTCTTATCTCGTCACTGTTTGTAACCTTCCTGACCATGATCGGCGGTATGTGGTCGGTGACTTTGACCGATACCGTACAAATCTGTGTGGTCTTGATCAGCCTGGTTATTCTGGGAGTCAATTTTGCGACTGCGGCTGGTGACGGCTCGGTGGCTGCAGGAATTCAAACTACCTGGCAGCAGACCCCACCTGTGCTGCGCACACTGCTTCCCGAAGCAGGACTGCTGGCTCTGCTCGGCTGGTCGACGACCTGGATCAACGGCATCCTGGGAAACCTGCCCGGACAGGATCTGATGCAGCGAATTTTTGCCAGTCGCAGTGGAGCGGTTGCCTCCCGGGCCTGTATTCTCGCAGGGGTGGTATATCTGCTTTTTGGTCTGTTGCCCGTCGGGCTGGGTCTGGCCTCGCGTCAACTCTGGCCGGATGAACTGCCCCAGGGGAGCGAGGGGCAGGTGATTTTGGCGCTGGCCGAGCATCTGCTCTCTCCCGTCGGCATCTGTCTGCTGGTGGTGACACTGCTGGCGATCGTTGTTTCCACCTGTACCAGTGCCATGCTCTCACCCGCTGCGTTACTCTCGCACAATCTGCTGCATCGCCTCCACTGGTTCGACGAGCGGCGTCTGTTGACCAGCCGCCTGAGTGTGGGAATTGTCGCCCTGGCCAGTCTGCCCCTGGCGCTGGTCACCGAAGCCATCCTGGAACTGCTCGAAAGTGCTCTGGCAGTGGGACTGGTGGCGCTGCTGGTTCCATTCGTCGCGGGAGTCTTCCTGAAGCCCCGTGGTGAATTACCGGGACTCCTTTCCATCGGTTGCGGAGGACTGTTCTGGACGGGCCACCAGATCGCTGCAACGCTAATCAACTCTGAGCAGGATTCATTGATCGCTTCGCTGTTGTCGATTCCTCCCGAACTCACAGGGCTGCTGGCCAGCTTCACCGGCTATGTCATCGGGCAGCGGCTGCTGGGTTCTTCCAAAACTTGA
- a CDS encoding TlpA family protein disulfide reductase has translation MLRCVASMVVFAILGSVASIQADDFQPRPLKPAEAELVDLVKKMYAEYERIYTQAEKIKDKQERDKYFADHDPSAKYVALLTEFERTHHDTHAGLMAVRKLIHLGSGGGAFDHARDIGRRTILPVLHDYGQAREFPEIIRYLDGGNFDPEIEVTLRKLSKDLQVAEENRLYARFVLARLSLKFRRMQQYWESRLKELQEGQATYYPGEKESLLNWQALAKSEKKLDQLEREALQTLETLSTTSSKMRQPAVTHIDDDWHIIVFDPEQTKTKPTLKAMAAGLLFKERHLQEGQPAPDLKLKLVSGKDWSLAEQRGKAVIIQFSFKGCGPCEAMYPDLHELKAKYKDKLVILGIMADEERKDTLDAVASGKLTWNVHWDNYRGPIATKWAVRGFPTVYIIGPDGRIAAKQLRGEKLKAKIAELTR, from the coding sequence ATGTTAAGATGCGTCGCTTCCATGGTGGTTTTCGCAATCCTTGGTTCCGTGGCCAGCATACAGGCGGATGATTTTCAACCACGTCCTCTGAAACCGGCAGAAGCAGAACTGGTGGATCTCGTCAAGAAGATGTATGCAGAATACGAAAGAATCTACACTCAGGCAGAGAAAATCAAAGACAAACAGGAGCGGGACAAGTACTTTGCCGACCATGATCCGTCGGCAAAATATGTCGCTCTGCTGACCGAATTTGAACGTACGCATCACGACACACACGCCGGTCTGATGGCAGTGCGGAAATTAATTCACCTCGGTAGTGGAGGCGGGGCATTCGATCATGCCCGCGATATCGGTCGGCGAACAATTTTGCCTGTTCTCCACGACTACGGTCAGGCCCGGGAATTCCCTGAAATCATTCGCTATCTTGACGGTGGCAACTTTGATCCGGAAATCGAAGTCACCTTGAGGAAGCTGAGCAAAGATCTCCAGGTAGCGGAAGAGAACCGCCTGTATGCCCGTTTTGTGTTAGCGCGGCTGTCTTTGAAATTTCGAAGAATGCAGCAGTACTGGGAAAGTCGTCTCAAGGAACTGCAGGAGGGCCAGGCGACATATTATCCCGGGGAAAAAGAATCTCTTTTGAACTGGCAGGCATTGGCCAAGTCAGAAAAAAAGCTGGACCAGCTCGAACGGGAAGCGCTGCAGACTCTCGAAACGCTCAGCACCACCAGTTCGAAGATGCGCCAGCCAGCAGTAACGCACATTGATGACGACTGGCACATCATCGTCTTCGATCCTGAACAGACAAAAACGAAGCCGACACTGAAAGCAATGGCGGCGGGCCTGCTGTTTAAGGAACGGCACTTACAGGAAGGCCAACCTGCACCGGACCTCAAGCTGAAACTCGTCTCTGGCAAGGACTGGTCCCTGGCTGAGCAGCGGGGCAAAGCCGTAATCATTCAGTTTTCCTTCAAAGGCTGTGGCCCCTGCGAAGCCATGTACCCCGACCTGCACGAACTCAAAGCCAAATACAAAGACAAACTGGTAATTCTCGGCATTATGGCAGATGAGGAACGCAAAGACACTCTGGATGCCGTCGCTTCAGGCAAACTGACATGGAATGTGCACTGGGATAATTATCGTGGTCCCATCGCCACCAAATGGGCGGTCAGAGGATTCCCTACCGTTTACATTATTGGCCCGGACGGCCGTATCGCGGCAAAACAACTGCGAGGTGAGAAACTAAAAGCAAAGATTGCGGAGCTGACGCGATGA
- a CDS encoding sialidase family protein, producing MGSDILVWRSNDRGETWTPPVNLTHQAQDGEIFFDPWLETDRRGHYYFIHVLRSDGRPFLRRSKDSGQTWSSVLPIEWKSCDRPVLSVSSNGRRLVVASSLGEIVDHGPADHTRNQSTNFRFSSGIFNSQDYGDSWNKVSSPFDAEHAIPFSVVCNDEDAIAVSWIVAGHGSRSVVTVTTNSGKTWTTTTLVESLQPDRQHPFNGERFPVLALDGQSGLHVAYVTAGATVVMIRHTPDWKDWNEARRLSSETAEEVRMAAIDACGSMVHVTWLERVDTNWHAYYRGSRDFGQTWSPALCLSEAMVLADNTVANGFQITSDDDQSSVRDDGTGRVHAVWSIQGGRVIHAIIDWLQKPLSTEK from the coding sequence TTGGGCTCAGATATACTTGTCTGGCGTTCAAATGATCGAGGAGAAACCTGGACGCCGCCGGTCAATCTGACCCATCAGGCACAGGATGGAGAAATTTTCTTTGATCCCTGGCTGGAAACAGACCGCCGCGGTCACTACTACTTCATACATGTACTCCGCTCCGACGGACGGCCTTTCTTGAGGCGCTCCAAAGACAGTGGGCAAACCTGGTCCAGCGTACTTCCCATCGAATGGAAATCATGCGACCGGCCGGTGCTGTCTGTCAGCTCGAATGGTCGACGACTGGTTGTCGCTAGTTCCCTGGGAGAGATCGTCGATCATGGTCCCGCAGATCATACCCGAAACCAGTCAACGAATTTTCGTTTCTCCTCTGGAATTTTCAATTCGCAAGACTACGGTGACTCATGGAATAAAGTATCGTCTCCATTTGATGCAGAACATGCCATTCCTTTTTCGGTCGTCTGTAATGACGAGGATGCGATTGCAGTATCATGGATTGTGGCAGGGCATGGCTCCCGCAGCGTCGTCACTGTCACCACAAATTCAGGAAAAACATGGACGACGACGACACTTGTCGAGTCACTACAGCCTGATCGACAACATCCATTCAACGGAGAACGTTTTCCTGTCCTTGCTCTGGACGGGCAATCCGGACTGCACGTGGCCTATGTCACTGCAGGCGCAACCGTAGTCATGATCCGTCACACTCCTGACTGGAAGGACTGGAATGAAGCGAGAAGACTTTCCAGCGAAACAGCTGAGGAAGTCCGAATGGCCGCGATTGATGCGTGTGGCTCTATGGTTCATGTCACCTGGCTGGAACGGGTTGATACGAACTGGCATGCATACTATCGAGGTTCCAGGGATTTTGGTCAGACATGGTCACCTGCCCTTTGTCTGTCAGAGGCAATGGTCCTGGCTGACAACACGGTCGCGAACGGCTTTCAAATCACCAGCGACGATGATCAATCCAGTGTCCGCGATGATGGAACAGGGCGCGTTCACGCTGTCTGGTCGATCCAAGGGGGAAGAGTAATACACGCTATTATCGACTGGCTGCAAAAACCTTTGAGTACGGAAAAGTAG